One segment of Pandoraea pnomenusa DNA contains the following:
- a CDS encoding ArsR/SmtB family transcription factor, which yields MLDHDNALDLTFQALADTSRRAMLVRLAQGPASVSALAQPLAMSLQAVMQHLAVLESAGLVRTEKAGRVRTCRIEPQALSLAERWIHQRRHEWEGHLDRLGEYLASLPPEGEVHEDSK from the coding sequence ATGCTTGACCATGACAATGCCCTCGATCTGACTTTTCAGGCACTGGCCGATACGTCCCGCCGCGCGATGCTCGTGCGTCTGGCGCAAGGGCCGGCGTCGGTGAGCGCGCTCGCGCAGCCGTTGGCGATGTCGTTGCAGGCGGTCATGCAACACCTTGCCGTGCTCGAGAGCGCAGGGCTGGTGCGTACGGAAAAGGCCGGACGTGTTCGCACATGCCGGATCGAACCCCAGGCGCTGAGCCTTGCAGAGCGATGGATCCACCAGCGCCGTCACGAGTGGGAGGGTCATCTCGACCGATTGGGCGAGTATCTGGCCAGCCTGCCGCCCGAAGGAGAGGTTCATGAGGACAGCAAGTGA
- a CDS encoding SRPBCC family protein, translating into MRTASEATPTAQPRPLNVGRTYAVKREVVFGAWTSVDAVKRWFCPTGYTVPEATVDARVGGPFELRMQSPEGESHWIRGRFVEIDAPARLVIDMEVTDAGGMALFGARTTAAFTDVAEGTRLDVEQRYTVHDAAFAWMPEGAGEGWKQTLDKLGREVLRDLDAPSRRSVVHATFRLERQYPASPARVFRALSDREAKDRWFGGGAGYTMLERTMDVRPGGRERARGRWASGMVSTFDAVYFDVVPDTRLVYAYEMHLDTRKISVSVATIELRAKDGGTHLVMTEQGAYLDGYDDAGSRERGTQHLLDALGASLAD; encoded by the coding sequence ATGAGGACAGCAAGTGAAGCAACGCCCACTGCGCAGCCGCGCCCGTTGAACGTCGGCCGCACGTATGCCGTCAAGCGCGAGGTCGTGTTCGGCGCGTGGACGAGTGTCGACGCCGTCAAACGCTGGTTCTGCCCGACCGGCTATACGGTGCCGGAGGCAACGGTCGACGCCCGCGTGGGCGGCCCTTTCGAACTGCGCATGCAGTCGCCCGAAGGCGAGTCGCACTGGATTCGCGGGCGCTTCGTCGAGATCGACGCGCCGGCGCGACTCGTGATCGACATGGAGGTGACCGACGCTGGCGGCATGGCGCTGTTCGGCGCGCGCACGACTGCCGCGTTCACCGACGTTGCCGAAGGCACGCGGCTTGATGTCGAGCAGCGCTACACGGTGCACGATGCGGCGTTCGCGTGGATGCCCGAGGGCGCCGGCGAGGGTTGGAAACAGACGCTCGACAAGCTGGGCCGCGAGGTGCTGCGCGATCTGGACGCGCCGTCGCGACGCAGCGTCGTGCACGCAACCTTTCGCCTGGAACGTCAATATCCGGCTTCGCCCGCGCGCGTATTCCGGGCGCTGTCCGATCGAGAGGCCAAGGACCGATGGTTCGGCGGCGGGGCGGGCTACACGATGCTCGAGCGCACGATGGACGTGCGCCCCGGCGGGCGCGAACGCGCCCGGGGGCGATGGGCGAGCGGGATGGTGTCGACCTTCGATGCCGTCTACTTCGATGTGGTGCCCGACACGCGCCTTGTCTACGCGTACGAAATGCACCTGGATACGCGCAAGATCTCCGTATCGGTCGCGACCATCGAATTGCGCGCGAAGGACGGGGGCACGCATCTCGTCATGACCGAGCAGGGCGCTTATCTGGACGGTTATGACGATGCGGGCTCTCGCGAACGCGGCACGCAGCATTTGCTCGATGCCCTCGGTGCATCGCTCGCCGACTGA
- a CDS encoding DUF4148 domain-containing protein, translated as MNRKNIAIALIAAVASLGAAATQAAENGNNYPEIASQGQPLTRAAVLADLAQARSQGLIPHGDADYPVYVASGPAKSRADVKSELAQARAEGLMAQNDVDYPIVATQGASVSRADVKQELARARAAGELNVSQGS; from the coding sequence ATGAACCGCAAGAATATCGCTATCGCCCTTATCGCCGCCGTCGCTTCGCTGGGTGCCGCTGCCACCCAGGCCGCCGAGAACGGTAACAACTACCCCGAAATCGCCTCGCAAGGCCAGCCGCTCACACGTGCCGCCGTGCTGGCCGATCTGGCGCAAGCGCGCTCGCAGGGCCTGATCCCCCATGGCGACGCCGACTATCCGGTGTACGTGGCTTCGGGCCCGGCCAAGAGCCGTGCCGACGTGAAGAGCGAACTGGCGCAAGCCCGTGCCGAAGGCCTGATGGCGCAGAACGACGTCGACTATCCGATCGTCGCCACGCAGGGTGCGAGCGTATCGCGTGCCGATGTGAAGCAGGAACTGGCCCGCGCCCGCGCCGCCGGCGAACTGAACGTCAGCCAGGGCAGCTAA
- a CDS encoding ferritin-like domain-containing protein: protein MRHWQYDVDGPVEIGSDSHKRMFCRMLLESHNPYKPAVIDWPTLAPDALARLTSLPIWDIAVQTEGRASIRVATYASTVRDPLLRAALVMDGEEEARHKVVLSRLVQVYGIELAPEPAYPAPRDAEWAWLKTGFSECIDSFMAFGLFRSAQRSGYFPEALVETFEPVVQEEARHILFFVNWFAWHRRNLPFWKRPWFHARVAAVWVALIWDRVAIAKGIDTDGVARDANFLATGTADIGESLKPRELIALCLEEDARRMDGYDSRLLRPTFVPRLARFALRLLKG from the coding sequence ATGCGCCACTGGCAATACGACGTCGACGGTCCCGTGGAAATCGGTTCGGACTCCCACAAGCGCATGTTCTGCCGCATGCTGCTGGAGTCCCACAACCCGTACAAGCCTGCCGTCATCGACTGGCCGACGCTCGCGCCCGACGCGCTGGCTCGTCTCACTTCGCTGCCTATCTGGGATATCGCCGTGCAGACCGAGGGCCGCGCGTCGATCCGCGTGGCCACGTACGCGTCGACGGTTCGAGACCCGCTGCTGCGCGCAGCCCTCGTCATGGACGGCGAGGAGGAAGCGCGTCACAAGGTCGTGCTCTCACGGCTGGTGCAGGTGTACGGCATCGAGCTTGCGCCCGAGCCGGCCTATCCGGCACCCCGGGACGCCGAATGGGCCTGGTTGAAGACCGGGTTCAGCGAGTGCATCGACAGCTTCATGGCGTTCGGGCTGTTTCGCTCGGCCCAACGGTCCGGTTATTTTCCCGAAGCGCTGGTCGAAACGTTCGAACCCGTCGTGCAGGAGGAAGCGCGGCACATCCTCTTCTTCGTGAACTGGTTCGCGTGGCATCGCCGGAATCTGCCCTTCTGGAAGCGTCCGTGGTTCCATGCGCGCGTGGCGGCGGTCTGGGTCGCGCTGATCTGGGACCGGGTGGCCATCGCCAAGGGCATCGACACCGATGGCGTGGCCCGCGATGCCAACTTTCTCGCCACCGGCACCGCCGACATCGGCGAGTCGCTCAAACCGCGCGAACTCATCGCCCTGTGCCTGGAAGAGGACGCCCGGCGCATGGACGGCTACGACAGTCGCTTGTTGCGCCCGACCTTCGTGCCGCGACTGGCTCGTTTCGCACTGCGTCTGCTCAAGGGCTGA
- a CDS encoding TIGR00366 family protein yields the protein MVKSISRFFTQVVHRFLPDPLIFAIFLTVITFALALGFTPKTPGDLVQLWGAGFWNLLAFSMQMAMILVTGHALASSAPMKRAMSALAGSARTPAQATMMVALLAGVACAINWGFGLVLGAMFAREVARRVKGTDYRLLVACAYMGFLTWHGGLSGSVPLVAATHGNPMEKVVGLIPVSQTLFTGYNAFITIGLIVMLPLLARAMMPRPNEVVSVDPKLLVDEPTHERVLGPDATLAEKLEESRLLSLLVFLLIAAYLVLRTVTKGFTLDIDTVNIAFLGIGILLHRTPMAYARAVANAARGASGIMIQFPFYAGIQATMDHSGLAGVITNWFIEIANVHTFPLLAFLSSAVINFAVPSGGGHWVVQGPFVMPAAQALGADMGKAAMAIAYGEAWTNMAQPFWALPALAIAGLGVRDIMGYCVTALLFSGVIFIGGMYLF from the coding sequence GTGGTCAAGAGTATTTCCCGTTTCTTCACGCAGGTCGTGCATCGCTTTTTGCCCGATCCGCTCATCTTCGCAATCTTCCTCACCGTCATCACATTCGCGCTGGCGCTGGGCTTCACGCCCAAGACGCCGGGCGATCTCGTGCAGTTGTGGGGCGCCGGCTTCTGGAACCTGCTCGCGTTCTCGATGCAGATGGCGATGATCCTGGTGACCGGCCACGCACTGGCCAGCTCAGCGCCGATGAAGCGTGCGATGTCGGCCCTTGCCGGGTCGGCGCGCACGCCGGCACAGGCGACGATGATGGTCGCGCTGCTCGCCGGCGTGGCCTGCGCGATCAACTGGGGCTTCGGCCTGGTGCTCGGCGCGATGTTCGCGCGCGAAGTCGCGCGACGCGTCAAGGGTACCGACTACCGCCTGCTCGTGGCGTGCGCCTACATGGGCTTTTTGACGTGGCACGGCGGCCTGTCCGGTTCGGTGCCGCTCGTGGCGGCCACGCACGGCAATCCGATGGAGAAGGTCGTCGGCCTCATCCCGGTGTCGCAGACGCTGTTCACCGGCTATAACGCGTTCATCACCATCGGCCTGATCGTCATGCTGCCGCTGCTCGCGCGCGCCATGATGCCCCGCCCCAACGAAGTGGTGTCGGTCGATCCGAAGCTGCTGGTCGACGAGCCGACGCATGAACGCGTGCTCGGCCCCGACGCCACCCTCGCGGAGAAGCTGGAGGAGAGCCGCCTGCTGTCGTTGCTCGTGTTCCTGCTCATCGCGGCATATCTCGTACTGCGCACCGTCACGAAGGGCTTCACACTCGATATCGACACCGTCAACATTGCGTTCCTCGGCATCGGCATCCTGCTGCACCGAACCCCGATGGCCTACGCGCGCGCAGTGGCGAACGCCGCGCGCGGGGCGAGCGGCATCATGATTCAGTTCCCCTTCTATGCGGGCATTCAGGCCACCATGGATCATTCGGGACTGGCGGGTGTCATCACGAACTGGTTCATCGAAATCGCCAACGTGCATACCTTCCCGCTGCTCGCCTTCCTGAGTTCGGCCGTGATCAACTTCGCAGTCCCCTCCGGAGGCGGTCACTGGGTGGTGCAGGGACCGTTCGTGATGCCCGCGGCGCAGGCGCTCGGCGCGGACATGGGCAAGGCGGCCATGGCAATCGCCTATGGCGAGGCGTGGACCAACATGGCGCAGCCGTTCTGGGCCTTGCCCGCGCTCGCCATCGCCGGACTCGGGGTGCGCGACATCATGGGCTACTGTGTGACGGCGCTGCTGTTCTCCGGCGTGATCTTCATCGGCGGGATGTATCTGTTCTGA
- the kefC gene encoding glutathione-regulated potassium-efflux system protein KefC has protein sequence MEHVPAWLLASLIYLAAAVIVVPLSRALGLGAIIGYLAAGIAIGPWGLGLVSRVEDVLHFAEFGVVLMLFLVGLELEPRRLWNLRRPIFGWGSAQVAGCAVVLFAAGVALGAPWRIALVAALGLALSSTAIALQVMAERNLLATQSGQAGFSILLFQDVAAIPILALLPLLANDVDSHALTGAQRALEGLKIVGVIAAIVLGGRLLLRPLLRWIANSRTPEIFTATSLLLVVAIATLMQLVGLSMALGAFLAGVLLAESEYRRELETDIEPFKGLLLGLFFIAVGMSIDFGVLLAQPLRMIAVVIGFMALKGLAIYGVSRMMQLPYQERPIFTLLLAQGGEFAFVVFQSAGPQVLPPAVSSFLIGAVALSMLISPLLLVAIDKWLLPRYSVKGSPRMKEIEEPQSANVVICGFGRYGQIVGRALVPQGVSVTVLDHDPDTIESLRQIGFRVFYGDATRLDLLRIAGVAHARAVVVAVDDIDQSLEIVDLMRENFPDVPVVARARNVGHLFQLRDRGVKHIEREVFESSLRSARSVLEELGWPPAEAREATLAFRRANLQLTDEMYPAYQDRNKMIAAAKEGRRQFEEQMAREREQRRAQRHVTFGWDGERSPDDMTPTPPTSPNPAPSASAGARASDDSRA, from the coding sequence ATGGAACACGTCCCGGCCTGGCTGCTTGCCAGCCTGATCTACCTTGCGGCGGCGGTGATCGTCGTGCCGCTGTCCCGTGCGCTCGGCCTTGGTGCCATCATCGGCTATCTCGCCGCCGGCATCGCCATCGGACCGTGGGGACTCGGCCTCGTGTCGCGCGTGGAGGACGTGCTGCACTTCGCCGAATTCGGTGTCGTGCTCATGTTGTTTCTCGTGGGCCTGGAACTGGAACCGCGTCGTTTGTGGAATTTGCGGCGGCCGATCTTCGGATGGGGGTCGGCACAGGTCGCCGGATGTGCCGTCGTGCTGTTCGCGGCCGGCGTGGCGCTCGGTGCGCCCTGGCGCATCGCGCTCGTGGCCGCGCTGGGGCTCGCGCTGTCCTCGACGGCCATCGCGCTGCAGGTGATGGCCGAGCGTAACCTGCTCGCCACGCAAAGCGGACAGGCGGGCTTCTCCATTCTGCTGTTTCAGGACGTGGCCGCCATTCCGATTCTGGCGCTGTTGCCGCTGCTCGCGAACGATGTCGACAGTCATGCGCTGACCGGTGCGCAACGCGCACTCGAAGGCCTGAAGATCGTCGGCGTGATCGCCGCCATCGTTCTGGGCGGCCGCCTGCTGCTGCGGCCGCTCCTGCGGTGGATCGCCAACAGCCGCACCCCCGAGATCTTCACGGCCACGTCGCTGCTGCTGGTCGTCGCGATCGCCACGCTGATGCAACTCGTCGGTCTGTCGATGGCGCTTGGCGCGTTCCTCGCCGGCGTGCTGCTCGCGGAAAGCGAGTATCGGCGCGAGCTGGAAACCGACATCGAGCCGTTCAAGGGACTGCTGCTCGGCCTGTTCTTCATCGCCGTGGGCATGAGCATCGATTTCGGCGTGCTCCTCGCCCAGCCGTTGCGCATGATCGCCGTGGTCATCGGATTCATGGCGCTCAAGGGCCTGGCCATCTATGGCGTATCGCGCATGATGCAACTGCCCTACCAGGAGCGTCCGATCTTTACGCTCCTGCTCGCACAGGGCGGCGAATTCGCGTTCGTGGTGTTTCAGTCCGCCGGCCCGCAAGTGCTGCCCCCGGCGGTCTCGTCGTTCCTGATCGGGGCGGTCGCGCTTTCGATGCTGATCTCGCCGCTGCTGCTCGTTGCCATCGACAAGTGGCTGCTGCCGCGTTACAGCGTCAAGGGATCGCCACGCATGAAGGAAATCGAGGAGCCGCAGTCCGCCAATGTGGTGATCTGCGGTTTCGGACGCTACGGACAGATCGTGGGGCGTGCGCTGGTACCGCAGGGCGTGTCGGTCACCGTGCTCGATCACGATCCGGACACCATCGAGAGCCTGCGCCAGATCGGCTTTCGCGTGTTCTACGGCGACGCCACGCGACTCGACCTGCTGCGCATCGCCGGCGTGGCGCATGCGCGCGCGGTGGTCGTGGCGGTAGACGATATCGACCAGTCGCTGGAGATCGTCGATCTGATGCGCGAGAACTTTCCGGACGTGCCGGTTGTCGCGCGCGCCCGTAATGTCGGCCATCTGTTCCAGCTTCGCGATCGCGGCGTGAAGCACATCGAACGCGAGGTCTTCGAGTCTTCGTTGCGCAGCGCGCGTTCGGTGCTCGAGGAACTGGGGTGGCCGCCGGCCGAGGCGCGCGAGGCGACCCTGGCGTTTCGCCGCGCGAACCTGCAACTGACCGACGAGATGTACCCGGCCTACCAGGACCGCAACAAGATGATCGCCGCCGCGAAGGAAGGCCGACGTCAGTTCGAGGAGCAAATGGCGCGCGAGCGCGAGCAGCGTCGCGCGCAGCGGCACGTCACGTTCGGGTGGGACGGCGAGCGCTCGCCGGACGACATGACGCCGACACCGCCCACGTCACCGAACCCAGCACCGTCCGCGAGCGCGGGCGCACGCGCATCGGACGACTCGCGCGCCTGA
- the kefF gene encoding glutathione-regulated potassium-efflux system oxidoreductase KefF — translation MTAPASSRLAAISESARNTGAAPSGRGAYVIVAHPRWRDSRVNRRLLDAARSIAGVDVNDLYSTYPDFSIDVATEQQRVARADLIVLVHPIYWYSMPPLQKLWLDEVLSWGWAYGHDGHALANKDLWLVASTGGPRESYRPEGYNQHDFSAFLPAYEQTARLCGMRFLPPHVFHGARRSDDAMLDAHVSDFAGRLATYPQWPELISMADAPECCEIPASDRPRAADDANDTACADLDAQAASLHRAADSDTGRAA, via the coding sequence ATGACAGCCCCCGCATCCTCCCGCCTCGCCGCCATTTCCGAGAGCGCCCGGAACACCGGTGCCGCCCCGTCCGGACGCGGCGCCTACGTCATCGTGGCACACCCGCGCTGGCGCGACTCGCGTGTAAATCGTCGTCTGCTGGATGCTGCACGCAGCATCGCCGGCGTCGACGTCAACGATCTCTACTCGACATATCCCGACTTCAGCATCGACGTGGCCACCGAACAGCAACGCGTGGCGCGCGCCGACCTGATCGTGCTCGTGCATCCGATCTACTGGTACAGCATGCCGCCGTTGCAGAAGCTCTGGCTCGACGAAGTGCTCTCCTGGGGCTGGGCCTATGGTCACGACGGCCACGCGCTCGCCAACAAGGATCTCTGGCTGGTGGCCAGCACCGGCGGACCTCGGGAAAGCTATCGCCCCGAGGGCTACAACCAGCACGACTTCTCGGCATTCCTGCCCGCGTACGAGCAGACTGCGCGACTGTGCGGCATGCGCTTCCTGCCGCCGCACGTGTTCCACGGCGCGCGGCGCAGCGACGATGCCATGCTCGACGCCCACGTGAGCGACTTCGCCGGACGCCTGGCCACCTATCCGCAGTGGCCGGAGCTGATATCGATGGCCGACGCACCCGAGTGCTGCGAAATTCCCGCGTCGGACCGGCCGCGCGCCGCCGACGACGCGAACGACACCGCCTGTGCCGACCTCGACGCGCAGGCGGCGTCGCTTCACCGCGCGGCGGACTCCGACACCGGGAGGGCCGCCTGA
- a CDS encoding amino acid permease: protein MSLFRTKNIENMLVAGRTGSLKKVLGPVDLVLMGIGAIIGTGIFVLTGTGALTAGPALTLSFIIAAMACGFAALCYAEFASTIPVSGSIYTYSYATLGEIVAWIIGWDLMLEYGLASSAVSVGWSGYFQSLAAGFGLHLPAAITAAPGSVPGVTTFINLPAVVIMLLITWVLSYGVRESARINNLMVAIKIGVVLLFIAVGVWHVKPANWTPFMPFGTSGMFNAAALVFFAFIGFDAVTSAAEEVRNPARDLPVGIIGSLIVCTVLYVAVAAIMTGIVPFAHFAGVDHPVSLALQYAGQNWVAGFVDLGAILGMTTVILVMTYGQTRITYAMSRDGLLPPMLSSIHPTHKTPFAGTWIIGVIFAVIAGFVPLGVLAELINIGTLSAFTLVSVAVLVLRRTRPDLPRAFRVPGAPVVPLISAGLCLFLMAHLQATTWIAFGVWLVIGMVIYFTYARRNAVLHTSQQESGART from the coding sequence ATGAGTCTTTTTCGAACCAAAAACATCGAGAACATGCTGGTCGCCGGCCGCACCGGCAGTCTCAAGAAAGTGCTGGGCCCCGTCGATCTGGTCCTGATGGGCATCGGCGCCATCATCGGCACCGGCATTTTCGTTCTGACGGGCACCGGTGCCCTCACGGCCGGCCCCGCCCTCACCCTCTCGTTCATCATCGCGGCCATGGCGTGTGGCTTCGCCGCCCTGTGCTACGCGGAGTTCGCGTCGACGATCCCCGTCTCCGGATCGATTTACACGTACAGCTACGCCACGCTCGGCGAAATCGTGGCGTGGATCATCGGTTGGGATCTGATGCTCGAGTACGGACTGGCGTCGTCGGCCGTTTCAGTCGGCTGGTCGGGCTACTTCCAGTCGCTGGCCGCCGGGTTCGGCCTGCATCTGCCCGCCGCCATTACGGCGGCGCCGGGCAGCGTGCCGGGCGTGACGACCTTCATCAACCTGCCGGCCGTCGTCATCATGCTGCTCATCACGTGGGTGTTGTCGTATGGCGTGCGCGAATCCGCACGCATCAACAACCTGATGGTGGCGATCAAGATCGGCGTCGTGCTGCTGTTCATCGCCGTGGGCGTGTGGCACGTGAAGCCCGCCAACTGGACGCCGTTCATGCCGTTCGGCACCAGCGGCATGTTCAACGCCGCCGCGCTCGTGTTCTTCGCCTTCATCGGCTTCGACGCCGTCACGTCGGCTGCCGAGGAGGTTCGCAATCCCGCTCGCGACCTGCCCGTCGGCATCATCGGCTCGCTTATCGTCTGCACGGTGCTGTACGTGGCGGTTGCCGCCATCATGACCGGCATCGTGCCGTTCGCGCATTTCGCGGGCGTCGATCATCCGGTTTCTCTGGCGCTGCAATACGCCGGACAGAACTGGGTCGCCGGCTTCGTCGACCTGGGCGCGATTCTCGGCATGACGACCGTGATTCTCGTGATGACTTACGGCCAGACGCGCATCACCTACGCCATGTCGCGCGACGGCCTGCTGCCGCCGATGCTCTCGAGTATCCATCCGACGCACAAGACCCCGTTCGCCGGCACCTGGATCATTGGCGTGATTTTTGCCGTCATTGCCGGCTTCGTGCCGCTGGGCGTGCTTGCCGAGCTGATCAATATCGGCACCTTGTCGGCTTTCACGCTGGTGTCGGTCGCCGTGCTGGTATTGCGCCGCACACGCCCGGACTTGCCGCGCGCATTTCGCGTGCCCGGCGCGCCCGTCGTGCCGCTCATTTCGGCGGGCCTGTGCCTGTTCCTCATGGCGCATCTGCAGGCCACCACGTGGATCGCTTTCGGCGTGTGGCTCGTGATCGGCATGGTGATCTATTTCACCTACGCCCGTCGTAACGCCGTGCTCCACACGAGCCAGCAGGAAAGCGGCGCGCGGACCTGA
- a CDS encoding SH3 domain-containing protein: MKRWTLPLALAGVASLAALAVPGTALAQSGQAVINSSANVRAGPASDYPIVAQAAPGMPVTVYGCLSDYSWCDIGLPGTRGWIYAALLSYPYQGNPVPILNYGPMIGLPIITFSIGSYWGNYYRNRPWYHDRRYWNRPPPGPRPPHWGGPGPRPPGHYPGPAPRPPGGHYPGPGPRPPHWNGSGNRPPGHGAGPGSRPPGHGAGPGPRPPGHGAGPGPRPPGGGNHGPGSRPPGGGGHGGGHGGGRPPGGGGDR; this comes from the coding sequence ATGAAGCGATGGACCTTACCGCTCGCGCTCGCGGGCGTCGCCTCGCTCGCTGCGCTGGCAGTTCCCGGCACCGCGCTGGCGCAGTCTGGACAGGCGGTGATCAATTCGTCGGCCAACGTGCGCGCGGGCCCGGCCAGCGACTATCCGATCGTCGCGCAGGCCGCACCGGGCATGCCGGTCACCGTCTACGGCTGCCTGTCCGACTATTCGTGGTGCGACATCGGCCTGCCCGGCACGCGCGGCTGGATTTATGCCGCGCTGCTCAGCTATCCGTATCAGGGCAATCCGGTGCCCATCCTCAACTACGGCCCGATGATCGGCCTGCCCATCATCACGTTTTCCATCGGCTCGTACTGGGGCAACTATTACCGCAATCGGCCGTGGTACCACGACCGGCGCTACTGGAACCGGCCACCGCCGGGACCGCGTCCGCCGCACTGGGGCGGACCCGGGCCACGCCCGCCGGGCCACTATCCCGGCCCGGCACCCCGGCCGCCAGGCGGACACTATCCGGGCCCGGGACCGCGGCCGCCGCATTGGAATGGTTCGGGCAATCGCCCCCCCGGGCACGGCGCGGGCCCGGGTTCGCGGCCTCCCGGACACGGCGCAGGCCCCGGCCCTCGCCCACCCGGTCATGGGGCGGGCCCCGGCCCGCGCCCGCCGGGAGGCGGTAACCACGGGCCCGGTTCCCGCCCGCCCGGTGGTGGCGGACATGGCGGTGGGCATGGCGGGGGGCGCCCGCCGGGCGGTGGCGGCGACCGCTGA
- a CDS encoding S-(hydroxymethyl)glutathione dehydrogenase/class III alcohol dehydrogenase: MKTKAAIAWEAGKPLTIEEVDLEGPRAGEVLIEVKATGICHTDYYTLSGADPEGIFPAILGHEGAGVIVDVGPGVTTLKKDDHVIPLYTPECRQCKFCLSRKTNLCQAIRSTQGRGLMPDATSRFSLDGKPIFHYMGTSTFSNYIVVPEIAVAKVRSDAPFDKVCYIGCGVTTGVGAVVYSAKVEAGANVVVFGLGGIGLNVIQGAKMVGADKIIGVDINPGRVELAKKFGMTHFLNPNDVENVVDAIVQLTDGGADYSFECIGNVTTMRQALECCHKGWGQSFIIGVAAAGQEISTRPFQLVTGREWKGSAFGGARGRTDVPKIVDWYMEGKINIDDLITHTLRLDQINEGFDLMKRGESIRSVVLY; the protein is encoded by the coding sequence ATGAAAACCAAAGCCGCCATTGCCTGGGAAGCGGGCAAACCCCTGACCATCGAGGAAGTCGATCTGGAAGGGCCGCGCGCCGGCGAGGTGCTGATCGAGGTCAAGGCCACCGGCATCTGCCATACGGACTACTACACACTCTCGGGCGCCGATCCCGAGGGGATTTTCCCCGCCATTCTCGGCCATGAAGGCGCGGGCGTGATCGTCGACGTCGGCCCCGGCGTTACCACGCTCAAGAAGGACGATCACGTCATTCCCCTGTACACGCCCGAATGCCGCCAGTGCAAGTTCTGCCTGTCGCGCAAGACCAACCTCTGCCAGGCGATCCGCAGCACGCAGGGTCGCGGCCTGATGCCCGACGCCACGTCGCGCTTCTCGCTCGACGGCAAGCCCATCTTCCACTACATGGGCACCTCCACATTCTCGAACTACATCGTCGTGCCCGAGATCGCCGTGGCGAAAGTGCGCTCGGACGCACCGTTCGACAAGGTCTGCTACATCGGCTGCGGCGTGACGACCGGCGTGGGCGCCGTCGTCTATTCGGCGAAGGTCGAGGCGGGTGCCAACGTCGTGGTGTTCGGCCTGGGCGGCATTGGCCTGAACGTGATCCAGGGCGCAAAGATGGTCGGCGCCGACAAGATCATCGGCGTCGACATCAATCCGGGCCGCGTGGAACTCGCGAAGAAGTTCGGTATGACGCACTTCCTCAACCCGAACGACGTCGAGAACGTGGTCGATGCCATCGTGCAGCTGACCGACGGCGGCGCAGACTATTCGTTCGAGTGCATCGGCAACGTGACGACCATGCGCCAGGCGCTCGAGTGCTGCCACAAGGGCTGGGGCCAGTCGTTCATCATCGGCGTGGCCGCCGCCGGGCAGGAGATCAGCACGCGCCCGTTCCAACTGGTCACGGGCCGCGAGTGGAAGGGCTCGGCCTTCGGCGGCGCCCGGGGGCGCACGGACGTGCCGAAGATCGTCGACTGGTACATGGAAGGCAAGATCAACATCGACGATCTCATCACGCACACGCTGCGACTGGACCAGATCAACGAAGGCTTCGATCTGATGAAGCGCGGCGAATCGATCCGCTCGGTCGTGCTGTACTGA